In the Nitrospirota bacterium genome, ACCTTCTTCCCCTTCTCTTCAGGGTTATAGGTAATAATTGTCTTTCCATGTACAATCTCATATAACGGGAAGAAACAGGAGTCAACTGCCGCCTGAATAATCTCAAGCCCGATCCTCTCTTCACTCTTCCATTCAAGGGGACATGCAATCAGTATCTTTCCGTAAACCAGCCCCTCATTCTTCGCATAATACTGTGCCTTAGTCGCCTTCTTAATAAGGTCCCGATATTGGGTTGCAATTCCAGTGAATACATAAGGTATATTACATGATGCCATAATCTGGGCTGTGTCCTTATGCTGATACCGATTACCAGCCTGATAAGGCCCGACATGCGAAGTTGTTGTAGCATGACCGATCGGGGTTGAGAAAGACAACTGGGCACCGGTATTCATGTAGCCCTGATTATCGTACTCAAGTATAATCATCTTGTGATTTCTTAATGCCGCACCAATGGTATGTCCCATACCGATATCCATGCCGCCGTCACCGGTGATCATAACAAATGTTATATCTTCGCTATCCGGTAACTCTCCCCTCCTCTGTCTTTCGCGGAATGCCTCTACCACACCGCTGAGGGTGGATGCACCGCTCTGAAAGAGGTTGTGTATATAGGTAACATTATGTGATGTGTAAGGATAGCCGGTTGTAACCACCATCCCGCATCCTGTGTGGAACAGTACTACTACATCACCCTGAATCCCTTTAAAGAAGGTATCGAGTCCAGGGAAAATTCCGCACCCTGAGCACGCAGAATGTCCCTGAGAAATCCTCTTTGGTAACTCGTTCAAAGGTCTTGCGCTGATGCCTTTGAAATCAAGGAAATCCCCTGTTTTTTCATCCTGTGTAACAGTAATAAGGTTGCGCGTTGTATCCTCTTTTGTAAGAGGCTTCTGTATCTGTACAGGAGTATAATTTGGGTCACCCGGTGTTGCACCTACGTATTCATAAGGTATTTCGACCTTCCCTTTCAAGGCAGTATCCATAGCCTCATTAAGCATATCAATGGCATCTTCCATATAAAACTCTTTGCCGCCAAGGCCGTATATGCGGCTTAGTACAAGTGTCCTGTTCTCCTGGTCATCTTTAAGTGCCGCCTTTACCTCAAGTGTCATATTGCCGCCCCATGCACCAAAGGAATCCTGACGGTCTGCAACACATAGGGCCTTAATATTCTTCATCGCTGCCCTGATCTCCTTTGCAGGAAATGGT is a window encoding:
- a CDS encoding pyruvate synthase — encoded protein: MGTEVREAAKQETGFLSGNEMTALAASQIDFHLMGFYPITPSTEIAENIDEMKAEGEHNIVMVHGEGEHGAAGICYGASTTGARVFNATSANGLLYAIEQMPVQSGTRFPMVLDLVARSVSGPLDIRCDHSDVMMALNCGWIILLAKDPQAAYDMNIIGVKIGELEDVRLPVIITYDGFFTSHQKRRVQYFTDKKIVQDFVGSHPPKYISVDPRNPVTIGPYMNDPDLINNKKQQAMAMEAAYNRLDEVFESYYQISGRRYGLLDNYMMEDAETALFILNSAFETSKEAVDKLRAEGHKVGVIMPNVIRPFPAKEIRAAMKNIKALCVADRQDSFGAWGGNMTLEVKAALKDDQENRTLVLSRIYGLGGKEFYMEDAIDMLNEAMDTALKGKVEIPYEYVGATPGDPNYTPVQIQKPLTKEDTTRNLITVTQDEKTGDFLDFKGISARPLNELPKRISQGHSACSGCGIFPGLDTFFKGIQGDVVVLFHTGCGMVVTTGYPYTSHNVTYIHNLFQSGASTLSGVVEAFRERQRRGELPDSEDITFVMITGDGGMDIGMGHTIGAALRNHKMIILEYDNQGYMNTGAQLSFSTPIGHATTTSHVGPYQAGNRYQHKDTAQIMASCNIPYVFTGIATQYRDLIKKATKAQYYAKNEGLVYGKILIACPLEWKSEERIGLEIIQAAVDSCFFPLYEIVHGKTIITYNPEEKGKKVHVTEWLKLMGKTKHLTKPEHKDLVEKFQQEVDRRWERLKAMHEHPLL